GCGTTCGTTGTGACATGGCAATGCTGGTCACCCATGACATCTTCCAACGCACATGGGGTGGTGAATTTCAGCCGGCGCAGGCGGAGTTCTGGCCAGCAGCCATTGCCGATCTCAAAGCCCGACGTACTGACTTCGCAACGATTGCAGAGGTCTACTGGGACATGGAGTGGGAACTTCAGCAGCAAGGCTTCGATTTCACCTATGACAAACTCCTCTATGATCGTTTGCTTGAGGGCGATGCCATGGCGGTGCGTCTGCACCTGACCGCCAGTCCAGACTACCAGCAACACCTGGCGCGCTTCATCGAAAACCATGATGAACGCCGGGCCGCCGAAGCCTTCGGTATTCCCGCCAGCCGCGCTGCGGCGGTTCTGTCCCTTAGCCTGCCAGGCCTGCGGCTTCTTCATGAAGGCCAACTCAGCGGCAGCCGCGTGAGATTGCCTGTTCAGCTGGGGCGCCGTCCGGATGAGCCAGAGAACAGGGGACTGGAAAAGTTTTTCCAACGTCTTTTGCTGGCGCTGAGACACCCGGTATTTCAAGAGGGCGATTGGCAATTGTTGCGGCCGCTGCCGGAATGGGAGGAGAATCCAAGCCACCGTCAGGCAGTGGCGCATTGCTGGACGTTGCAAGAGGACTATCGGTTGATCATCGTCAACCTGTCTGATCAGCCTGCTCAGTTTTTTCTGCCGGTCCCCTTTCCAGGTCTGGCCGGCAGGGATTGGCGGCTGGTGGACCTGCTCAGCGATGACCAGTATATTCGCAGCGGGGATGAAATGCTGGGACGAGGCCTCTACGTGGATTTACCAGGCTACCGGTATCATTTCTTTGAGCTTCTGCCGGCCTGAGACGACGGGATGACGAGGGATAGCTTATGTCGGAGATTCGACAGAACATGGCGACCAAACAATGGGTCATCATTGCCTCGGAACGAGCCAAGCGCCCGGAGGACTTCGCAGACTGGTCCCGGAGCCGCCCGATGGCCGATGTGCCGGTCTATGATCCGGAATGCCCGTTTTGTCCAGGCAACGAGGAAGGGCCCGAGATGGAGGTCCTGAGATTGCCTGAGGGGGAATCGGATTGGCAGCTTCGCGTGGTCAAAAACAAGTATCCAGCTCTCAATCTGGATGGGCAGCGCGTGCGCCAATTCGATGGCGTACACCGCCGGATTTCGGGTGTGGGTTACCACGAAGTTGTCATCGAGACCAGAGAACACAATACATCGCTGGCAACTCAGACCATCGAAGAGGTGAGCCGGACATTCCAGGCATTCCAGATGCGTGGAAAAGAGATCGCGCTGGATGATCGCATCGAGCACATTATCTACTTTCGAAACCATGGCCCTCATGCCGGCACCTCGCTGGTGCATCCCCATAGCCAGATCATCGGACTTCCTGTCGTGCCATTCAATGTGCGCTCACGAATGGAAGAGGCCCAGCGCTATTTCGATGATACGGGCATTTGCGTCTACTGTGCCATGCTCAAGGATGAGGTAAAGAGCGGCCAACGGGTCGTTGTGGAAAACGAGGATTACGTGGCGTTTTTGCCCTATGCAGCCCTCTCCCCATTTCACATCTGGATCTTGCCAAAAGAGCATCAGTTCAGTTACCTGATGGTCTCACCGCGAGCGATTGATACGCTGGCCGAAATTACGCGGGATGTGCTTGGCCGGCTCTACGTTGGACTGAACGATCCCGATTACAACATCGTGTTGCGGTCCGCGCCTGCCAAAGTCTGGTATGCGGACTACCTTCACTGGTATCTCTCCCTGATTCCTCGTGTTACGCAGTCTGCTGGCTTTGAATTGGGCAGCGGCATGTTTATCAATACAG
The Chloroflexota bacterium DNA segment above includes these coding regions:
- a CDS encoding alpha-amylase family glycosyl hydrolase, with amino-acid sequence MKWPRFPLIYEINTWVWLDALSRQAGERYSLADVPQSELERLAGLGLDGIWLMGVWQRSPAGRQVALHHPGLQEEYHRALPDFSDEDVVGSPYAVLGYRVDPELGGDEALACLRQRLSDLGLRLILDFVPNHVAVDHRWTTDHPERLLQGGPDNLVREPGNYFEVSADGTWRIFAHGRDPYFDGWTDTVQIDYRVVEARRAMADRLLDIADRCDGVRCDMAMLVTHDIFQRTWGGEFQPAQAEFWPAAIADLKARRTDFATIAEVYWDMEWELQQQGFDFTYDKLLYDRLLEGDAMAVRLHLTASPDYQQHLARFIENHDERRAAEAFGIPASRAAAVLSLSLPGLRLLHEGQLSGSRVRLPVQLGRRPDEPENRGLEKFFQRLLLALRHPVFQEGDWQLLRPLPEWEENPSHRQAVAHCWTLQEDYRLIIVNLSDQPAQFFLPVPFPGLAGRDWRLVDLLSDDQYIRSGDEMLGRGLYVDLPGYRYHFFELLPA
- the galT gene encoding galactose-1-phosphate uridylyltransferase; the protein is MSEIRQNMATKQWVIIASERAKRPEDFADWSRSRPMADVPVYDPECPFCPGNEEGPEMEVLRLPEGESDWQLRVVKNKYPALNLDGQRVRQFDGVHRRISGVGYHEVVIETREHNTSLATQTIEEVSRTFQAFQMRGKEIALDDRIEHIIYFRNHGPHAGTSLVHPHSQIIGLPVVPFNVRSRMEEAQRYFDDTGICVYCAMLKDEVKSGQRVVVENEDYVAFLPYAALSPFHIWILPKEHQFSYLMVSPRAIDTLAEITRDVLGRLYVGLNDPDYNIVLRSAPAKVWYADYLHWYLSLIPRVTQSAGFELGSGMFINTALPEDSAEFLRSVKT